One Succinivibrio dextrinosolvens DNA window includes the following coding sequences:
- a CDS encoding suppressor of fused domain protein produces the protein MDKKDFIEYKKDLLGKIESLYQNQELFKVINLLENSDLDFDLCNELVRAYINAANKTSDPYSLFEKANLLLDRFSLEGKDNAKHQFYRGYILFKRGLIEDSKIRFERALRFASVSDGKLFEQITTMLANVNSMIELAAFKGQSDTNRKQILEHIQQNFGEYQHLCSFDNVEIYRIPPTEKHDYNLLVSVGLSGKVMKGRDGSKDECVEVCFALPNDYKFNPESKNNFEVFMMIEVIKHLISTKENIGFGYYLEKDTGFSSRTAFNGAMLIGLGDYDKSQQIMELDGAELSFLELLPLRPMELNFRKSHSALELLELFKERLVMITPFISTRDDVCNVVPKI, from the coding sequence ATGGATAAAAAAGATTTTATTGAATACAAAAAAGATCTGCTAGGTAAGATTGAATCTCTGTATCAGAATCAGGAGCTTTTCAAGGTAATAAATCTGCTTGAAAATTCCGATCTGGATTTTGACTTGTGTAATGAGCTTGTTAGAGCCTATATCAACGCTGCTAACAAAACCTCCGATCCTTACTCATTATTCGAGAAGGCTAATCTGCTTTTAGACCGATTCTCTCTTGAGGGAAAGGATAATGCCAAGCATCAGTTCTACAGAGGTTATATCCTGTTTAAACGGGGACTTATTGAGGACAGTAAAATCAGATTTGAAAGAGCGCTTCGTTTTGCCTCAGTAAGTGATGGTAAGCTTTTTGAACAGATAACCACCATGCTTGCAAATGTAAACTCCATGATTGAGCTTGCAGCCTTCAAAGGTCAGAGTGACACGAACAGAAAGCAGATCCTGGAGCATATACAGCAGAATTTTGGTGAATACCAGCATTTATGCTCTTTTGACAATGTTGAAATATACAGAATTCCTCCTACTGAAAAACATGATTACAATCTATTGGTTAGCGTAGGACTGTCAGGAAAAGTAATGAAAGGCAGAGACGGCTCTAAAGACGAATGTGTAGAGGTATGTTTTGCTTTGCCAAATGATTACAAATTCAATCCTGAGTCTAAAAACAATTTTGAAGTATTCATGATGATTGAGGTTATAAAGCATCTGATTTCTACAAAGGAGAACATTGGGTTTGGCTATTATCTTGAGAAAGATACCGGCTTTAGTTCAAGAACGGCCTTTAACGGAGCAATGCTGATTGGTCTAGGTGATTACGATAAGTCTCAGCAGATAATGGAGCTTGACGGTGCAGAGCTTTCATTCTTAGAGCTTCTGCCTTTAAGACCAATGGAGCTTAATTTCAGAAAATCTCATTCAGCGCTAGAGTTGCTTGAACTCTTTAAGGAACGTCTGGTGATGATTACTCCTTTTATATCCACCCGTGATGATGTATGCAATGTGGTGCCGAAGATTTAA
- the ilvN gene encoding acetolactate synthase small subunit, producing MRQIISILLENEVGALSRVVGLFSQRGYNIENITAAPTEDKTLSRITILTEGDGSIVERITKQLHKLVNVIKVSSQQDNSVDIVEREILFVKVQAVGHTLREEIKTLCDIFKAQIVDITPELYILQYVDTSFEVDRFLKAVSEQAEVVETVRSGVCGIFRGEHSLHS from the coding sequence ATGCGTCAGATCATTTCTATTTTGCTTGAAAACGAAGTTGGAGCACTTTCAAGAGTTGTTGGTTTATTTTCTCAGAGAGGCTATAACATTGAGAACATTACTGCAGCTCCAACCGAGGATAAAACTTTATCCAGAATCACAATTCTTACAGAAGGTGACGGTTCAATCGTAGAACGTATTACCAAACAGTTGCATAAGCTGGTTAATGTCATTAAGGTATCAAGCCAGCAGGATAACTCTGTAGATATTGTTGAAAGAGAGATCCTTTTTGTTAAAGTTCAGGCTGTAGGCCACACTTTAAGAGAAGAAATCAAGACACTATGTGATATTTTTAAAGCACAGATTGTAGATATCACACCTGAGCTCTATATTCTCCAGTATGTGGATACCTCCTTTGAGGTCGATAGATTCCTCAAGGCCGTCTCAGAACAGGCAGAAGTCGTCGAAACTGTACGTTCTGGAGTGTGTGGAATATTTAGAGGCGAACATTCACTGCATTCATAG